The nucleotide window ACGGCCACGTCGATGACCAGGTTGCCGGTGAGGACCTCGGCACCGGCGCCGAACAGCGCGGCGACGCCCAGCATGATCAGCACGAAGTCGCCGGAGACGACTTCGGCGATGATCAGGGCGATCCCGACGATCAACCAGACCAGTGCCCAAGACATGGCTTCATGCTCTCAGATCGCGCCGGTTCGCACCGGCGTGGTGACGGGACGTGACCTTCGCGTGACCTTGGACAAAACGGACATTCAGCCCTCTTCCGCCGGCTCGGTGACGAAGTCGATGAGCCGTTCCACGGCCCCGATGAGCGGGGTCTCGAGGTCGCGAAAACTGCTCACTCCGCTCAGGACACGCTGCCAGCCTTCGAATGGTTGCCCCCAGCCGAGCGCGTCGCAGATCCCCTGCTTCCACTCGGTCCCGCGCGGGATCTTCGGCCACGCCCGGATGCCGACCGCCTCGGGTCGCACGGCCTCCCAGACGTCGATGTACGGGTGGCCGGTGACCAGCACGTTCTCGTCGCGGACGGCGTCGACGAGCCGGGATTCCTTGCTGCCGGGCACGAGGTGGTCGACCAGGACGCCGAGGCGGCGGCCGGGGCCGGTGCCGAACTCGGCGATCCGGTCGGCGAGGACGTCGACACCGTCGAGGGGTTCGACGACGACGCCTTCTACGCGCAGGTCGTGACCCCAGACGCGTTCGACGAGCTCGGCGTCGTGCTTGCCTTCGACCCAGATGCGCGAGTCGCGGGCGACGCGGGCCTTGAGGCCTTCGACGCGCACGGAGCCGGACGCCGAGACCTGCCGGGCCGGCGCCTTGGCCGGCGCCCGGTACGGCACGAGCGTGACGGGTTTGCCTTCCAGGAGGAACCCGGCGGGCGCGAGCGGGAAGACGCGGTGACGGCCCTTGGCGTCTTCGAGGACGACGTTGCCGTACTCGATCTTCACCACGGCGCCGCAGTAGCCGCTGGCCGGGTCCTCGACGACCAGGCCGGGTTCGGCGGGGACCTCCGGCACCTTCTTGCGGCGCGGGCCGGCGAGCACGTCGTCATAGGAGTGGGAGCGCACGACCAGGCAACCTAGTGCGCCCGGCCGCTCAGCCGGGGCATGCCACGCCGGTCAGCGCGCCAGTTCCAGGACCGCGTCGGTGAACGGCGTCCGCTCACCGCGACGCAACGACGGGAGCGCGATCAGCGGGGCCATCGCGACGCACCAGGCGCGGACGCGGTCGGTGTCGAAGTCCGTGACGTGCGGGGCGAGGGCGGCGATGCCGTCGTCGAGGGTGCCGCCGGCCGCCATCGGGACGTAGACGAAGTCGATGGCGTCGAGGGCCGGGTCGCCGAGCCCGGGCCGCGGGTCGATGGCGACCGCGCCGCGGCCGGGGCCGGCGTCGAGGACGTTGGCCGGGTGCAGGTCGCCGTGGATGAGCGTGACCGGTCCGCTGGTGGCGAGTTCGAGAGCACGCTCACGCCCCTTGGCCAGGACCTCGGCGCTCATGTGCTCGGCGGCCGCGGACTCGCCACGACGGCGTTCGGAGAGGGCGAAGATGAACTCGATGCCCTCGGCCAGCCGCCGGAGCTCCCCACGTGGCTCGGCGGCGTGCAGCTGGTCGAGCAGCTCGCCGATCTCGGCCCACGGGACGTCGCGACCGGACAGCTCGGTGCCCGGGACCAGGCCTTCCAGCAGGATGGCGTTGGCGTCGAGGTCAGCGTCGAGGATCTGAACGACACGGGAGCACCCGGCCCACGCGCTCAGCCCGGTGAACTCCAGCCGGGCGACCTCGGGATCCGGAGTCAGCTTGAGGACGCGCACGTCGCCGCCGGGGCCGGTGCACAGCAACGTGCGGCCGGTGTTGCCAGGCCTCGCTTCGCGAACTTCGAGGCCCCACTTCGCGCTCAGCCGGGCCACCAGTTCCGGGAGGGTGTCGCACCAGGGTTCGGCCAGTTCCGCGCCGAAGCGGTCGACCAGCCGCGCGCGGGCGGCCTCGTCGACTAGAACAGCGGCCACGGGATGGCCCGCCAGTCGTCGCCCGGCTCGGGGAAGATGCCTTCGGCGAGCAGGACGTCGGTGCGGTCGGCCAGTGCCCGGATCTCGAACCGGGTGATGTGCTCGGCGAGGGTCTTGCCGAGGCCGCCGTCGATCTCCGAGCGCAGCTTGCGCAGCTTCTCAACCGTGTCCGGTGGCAGCGGCTCGCCGATCCAGCCCCACAGGACGGTCCGCAGCTTCGGGTCGGTGTGCAGGCAGATGCCGTGGTCGACGCCGTAGACGCGGCCGTCGACGCCGGGCAGGAGGTGGCCGCCCTTGCGGTCGGTGTTGTTGGCGACGATGTCGAGCACGGCGAGGTCGCGCAGGCCGGGGTGGTCGGCGTGGGCCAGCACCGCCGGCTCGCCGAACCGGTCCTGGGCGTTGAGGACCGGGCGCCAGCCGTCGGGGACGTCGGCGGGCGACAGGACCTCCACGAGGTCGTCTTCGGTGGTTTCGATCCACAGCTGGACCATGCCGGGGCCGAACGGGCCGTCGCGCAGGACCGTGGGCGGGATCGCGCCGATGCCGGCGGCGTCGGCGATGATCGCGGTGGCGACCTCGCGCCCGGCCAGGGTGCCGTCGGGGAAGTCCCACAGCGGCTTCTCCCCCGACACCGGCTTGTACACGACCCGGCCGGTGACGCCGTCGAGCTCGATGGCGCAGAAGAGGGTGACGTTGGAGGCGTCGACCAGCCGGCCTTCGACGTCGATGCGGCCGTGGGTGACGAGTTCGCGGGAGGCGGGGTCGGCCGGGGCGGGCGTCATGGTCAGTCTTCGCCCGCGTCCGTCTCGCGCCGGTAGCCGTTCTGCCGGGGGCAGATGTGCCCGGCCGGGTCGAGCGGCTCGGCGCACAGCGGGCACGGCTTGCGGCCGGCGTTGACGACGCGGTCGGCGCGCTCGGCGAAGGCGCGGGCGGCGGCCGGGCTGAGGAAGACGCGGACGGCGTCCGGGCCCTCCTCGGTGTCGTCGAGCACGACCGTTTCGTCGACCTCGCCCTCGGTGATGGCGAGCAGCTCGATGACGACCGCGCTGCTGTCGGCGTCCCAGCCGAGGCCCATGGTGCCGACGCGGAACTCCTCCTCCACCGGGACGGTGAGGGGGTCGAGGTCGACGAGGTCCTCGGGGGCGTCGTCGGGCACGTCGGCGCCGAACCGGCTGGCGACTTCCTCCAGCAGCGAGCTCAGCCGTTCCGCGAGGACGACGACCTGCTGCTTTTCGATGGTGACGCTGATGGTGCGCACGTCCTCCGACGCCTGGAGGTAGAACGTGCGATCGCCGGGCTCGCCGACGGTGCCGGCGACGAACCGATCCGGCTGGCGGAAGACGTGGATTACGCGAGACATAGCACTGACGACCCTAGGCCACCGGCGCATGATCGGCATCCGCCGCCCCATGGTTCGCGGGCCGCTAGCCTCGGGGGGTGTCTCGGATCTCCCCGTACGGAACCTGGTCCTCACCCATCACCGCCGCCGACGTGGCCGCCGCCGGCGGCGGCCCGCAGTGGCTCGACGTCGTCGGCGGAGAGGTGTGGTGGGCCGAGGCCAGACCCGGTGAACAGGGCCGGGTCGCGCTGGTCCGGGCGGTGCCGGGCGGGACCGAGGACGTCCTGGCCGCCCCGTGGAACGTCCGCAACCGGCTGCACGAGTACGGCGGCCGGCCGTGGGCGGTGGCCGGCGGGATCGTGGTGTTCACGCACTGGGCCGATCAGCGCGTGTACGCGCAGAGCGAAACCGGCGTGGTGCCGCTCACGCCGGCTCCGGCGGAACCCCAGAGCGTCCGCTACGGCGACCTGCGGGCCGGGCGGCCGGGTGAGGTGTGGGCGGTCCGGGAGCGCGGCACCGGGCCGCGGCCGGCCGACGTCGAGCGCGAACTGGTCGCGATCGCGGTGGACGGCGGCGGCGAGCGGGTCCTGGCCGCGAGCCACCGGTTCCTGACGGTGCCGAAGCTGTCGCCGGACGGGCGGCACGCGGCCTGGTTCGGCTGGGACCACCCGCTGATGCCGTGGGACGGCACCGAGCTGTGCGTGGCTCCCGTCGGCGAGGACGGCGCGTTCGGGCCGCACCGGGTGCCGGCCGGCGGCGCGGACGTCTCGGTGTGCCAGGTCGAGTGGGAGACGCCGGAGACGCTGCTGGCGCTCATGGACCCGGACGGCTGGTGGAACCTGCACCGCGTCGGCCTGGACGGGTCGGTGAAGAACCTGGCACCGGTCGAGCAGGAGCTGGGCGGGCCGCTGTGGAAGACGGGGTCGCGGTGGTTCGCGCCGCTGGGCGGCGGCCGGCACGCGGTGCTGTCCGCGGGCCGGCTGGCGGTGCTCGACGAGGCCGACGGCTCGGTGACGCCGCTGGCCGGCGAGCTGACGGCCTGGTCTTCGACAGGACTCGCGGTGTCGGGCGAAGACATCGTGGGCGTGGCCGGTGGCCCGGCGCGGGAGGCCGCGGTCGTGCGGGTCTCCCCGGGCGGCGCGGTGACGGACCTGACGCCGCAGCCGGAGCTGCCCTCGGCGTACCTGCCGGTGCCGCAGGAGCGGGTGTTCACCACGGCGGACGGCGAGACCGTGCCGGTGGTGCTGTACCCGCCGCGGAACCCGGACTTCGCCGCGCCCGATGGTGAGCGGCCGCCGCTGCTGGTCGACGTCCACGGCGGCCCGACCGGGCAGCACTTCGCCGAGCTGAACCTGGAGATCGCGTACTTCACCAGCCGCGGCATCGGCGTGGCGGCGGTGAACTACGGCGGGTCGACCGGGTTCGGCCGCGCCTACCGGGAGCGGCTGCGGGAGCAGTGGGGCGTGGTGGACGTCGCCGACTGCGTCGCGGTGGCCGAGGCGCTGGTGGCGGCCGGGCTGGCCGACGGCGACCGGCTGGCGATCAAGGGCGGCAGCGCGGGCGGGTTCACCGCGGCCGCGTCGCTGACGACGACGAAGACCTACCGGGCGGGCACGGTGATGTACCCGGTGCTGGACCTGGCCGGGTGGGTCGCGGACACGCACGACTTCGAGTCGCGCTACCTCGACGGGCTGGTCGGGCCGCTGCCCTCGGCGAAGCAACGGTACGTGGAGCGCTCGCCGCTGACGAACGTCGGGGAGCTGGCCGTGCCGGTGCTCTTCCAGCAAGGGCTGGAGGACCGGATCTGCCCGCCGGAGCAGGCCGACCGGCTGGTGGCCCGGCTGGCCGGGCGCGGGATCCCGTACGCCTACCAGCGGTTCGACGGCGAGCAGCACGGGTTCCGGCAGGCGGCGACGATCGTGGCGGCGCTGGAGGCGGAACTGTCGTTCTACGGCCAGGTGTTCGGGTTCGAGACGCCGGGTGTGGCGCGGCTGGAGCTGTCGCGGTGAGGCCGCCGCGGTTGCGGGCCGGGGACACGGTGGCGCTGGTGGCGCCGGCCGGGCCGGTGCCGGCGGACCTGCTGGAGAAGGCGCTGCCCGTGCTGCGCGGCTGGGGCGTCGAGGTGCGGGTCGGGCCGTGCGTGGGTGCCTCGCCCGGCTCGCCGCCGTACCTGTCCGCGCCGGACGAGGTGCGGGCGGCGGAGTTCATGGAGGCGTGGCTGGACCCGGGCGTGCGGTGCGTGCTGGCGGCCCGCGGCGGGTACGGCGTGCAGCGGATGCTGGACCTGGTGGACTGGGCGGCGCTGCGGGCGGCGGGCCCGAAGGTGCTGGCCGGATCGTCGGACATCACGGCGTTGCACCGGGCCGTGGGTGTCCACCTTGGACTGTCCACGATGTTCTCCCCGATGCCGGCGAGCGTGCTGTTCGACGACTTCGCGGTCGAGCACCTGCGGCGGTCGCTGTTCGAGCCGGAGCACACCCTGGTGGTCCGCGGCGGGTCGGCGATCGTGCCGGGCCGGGCGTCGGGGGTGGTGACGGGCGGCAACCTGTCGCTGCTGGCGGCGGGCATCGGCACGCCGGAGCACGGGTCGGCACGGGACGCGATCGTGCTGCTGGAGGACGTGACGGAGAGCGTATACCGGCTGGACCGGATGCTGACGCAGCTGTTGCGCAGCGGCTGGTTCGCCGGGGTGCGCGGGATCGTGCTGGGCTCGTGGGCGGCGTGCGGCGACCCGGCGGAGGTGCGGGCCCTGATGGTGGAGCGGCTGGGGCCGCTGGGGGTGCCGCTGGTGGAGGAGTTCGGGTTCGGGCACGTGGCGTCGTCGCCGACGCTGCCGCTGGGAGTGCCGGTGACGCTGGACGCGGACCTGGGGACGCTGACGTTCGACGCGCCGGCCCTGACGTGACCCCCGAAGAGGCACGGGACCGGTTCGCCGCCGCGCGGGTCGCGCGGCTGGCGACGGTCTCGGCCGAGGGGGTGCCGCACCTGGTCCCGGTGACGTTCGCGGTCCGGGGCGATCAGGTGGTGTTCGCGGTGGACCACAAACCGAAGTCCACGACGGCCCTGCGCCGGCTGGCGAACATCGAGTCGAACCCGGCGGTGTGCTTCCTGGCGGACGGCTACGACGAGGACTGGTCACGGCTGTGGTGGGTCCGGGCCGACGGGGTCGCGCGGGTGCTGCCTGCGGGGTCCGAGCCGGTGGAATGGCTGGTGGCGAAGTACGAGCAGTACGCCGCGCGACCGCCGGAGCACGCCGTGGTGGTCACGGACGTGCACCGGTGGAGCGGCTGGGCGGGGAGCTAGTCGCGGAGGAACTTCTCCGGGCGCCGCCAGGCGTCGATGATGCCCAGCGGGTCCGGGCGCAGCAGGGACGCCGCCGCGTACAGGCTGGCCAGCACGACCCCGGCGATGAACCACCAGTCGTACAGCGCCTGCTCGCCCGTCGGGTAGTACACCAGCGTCACGAACACCGACACCGCCACCACCAGGGCGAGGTGCCGCGGCTGCCACTTGAACGCCGACAGGAGCACGAAACCCCAGGTCAGGTACCACGGCAGCGTCGGCGGCATGAGGATCGCCACCGCCAGCAGCGAGATCCCGGCCCGGTAGACCGCTTCCGTGCCGCCGCCGCGGGCGAGCCACCACTGGCGGACGCCGAAGCCGATCAGCAGGAGCATGCCTGCCGCGCGGGCGACCGTCACGAACGGGGAGACCTGGACGTCCACGATCAGGTGAACGAGGTTGTAGAAGACCTCGCCGATGCCGGTCGGGATGTTCAGCCAGTTCGCGATGAGCTGCGGGGCCTTGAGCCCGGACCACCAGCCGAGGTTGAGCGAGCCGAGGGAGATCCACGTGCCCGCGACGAACACCGGCAGGAACAGGCCCACCGAGGCCGCGCCGGCGCGCAGGAAGTTGCGGACCTTCGACTCGCCGGTGAGGTGGTTGGCCCACATCCAGACGATGAACGGCAGCGCGATCGCCGCGGTGGGCTTGATCAGCATGCCGATCGTGACCAGGACGACCGCGAGCACGTGCTTGCGTTCCAGGGCGGCGAGGACGCCGATGGTGAGGAACGCGAGCATCATCAGGTCGTTGTGCGGGCCGCCGAAGAGGTGGATCACCATCATCGGGCTGGCCACCGCGAGCCACAGCGCGACCGGGAGCTTGCCGCCGAGGTGCTTGACCAGTCGTGGCAGTGCCCACAGCGTCCCCGCGAGGCCGACCAGCAGCACGAGGCGCATGAGGATGACGCCGAGGATCATGTTGTCGCCGGTGGTGGCGACCACGCCCTTGGAGATCAGCAGGAACAGCGGTCCGTACGGGGCCGGGGTGGTCTGCCAGAGCGGGTGGACGTTCTGCACCACGTTCGGCAGCACGTCGAGCTCGGCCGGGCCGTTGGCATACGGGTCGAGCCCGTAGAGCAGCTGGGCGCCCTGGCCGAGGTAGGAGAAGACGTCGCGGGTGAACAGCGGCGGCGACACCAGCAGCGGCGCCATCCAGCAGCCGGCGGCGATCAGGACGGGCCGGCTGCCGACGCGGCCGAGCAGCACGTAGCGGCCGAGCCGGACCCAGGCCCACACGACCAGGCCGAAGCCGGTGTAGAGGACGACGTTGGCGAGCATCCGCCCGTGGCCGTAGCGGACCCAGGAGAGCGGGCCGTGGCCGAGCACGGGGTCGGAGATCAGGATCCCGCCGGCGCCGAGGGCGGCGATCATCAGCAGCGTGCTGCCGACGGTGCCCATCGCGATCGTGCGGTAGGGGAATCGCGAAGGCACGCGGAGCCGCTCGGCCAGTCCGGTCGAGGGCGTCTGTGCGGGGTCGGTGGTGGTCGCCATTTCCGTTCGGAGGTTACACAACGCGCTCGTGCGGAGTTCCCGCAGTGCCGGTTTTCCTTGCCGGCCGCCGGGCGAGGGACGTCATGAAAGAGTCGTTCATGTCATCCGACGTCATGAACGACTCTTTCATGACGTCCGTGGAACGGCGGGCGGTCAGGTTTCCACGGTCCGGCGCTGGGCGGTGCCGCCGGGCAGGGCGGCCAGCAGAGACTTCGTGTACTCGTGCTGCGGGTCGAGCAGCACCTGCTCCACGGTCCCGGTTTCGACGAGCTCGCCGCGGTACATCACGGCGACGCGGTCGGCGATGTTCCAGGCCAGGCCCAGGTCGTGGGTGATCACCAGCGCCGCTAGGCCGAGTTCGCGCCGCAGCCGCAGCAGCAGGGCCAGGATTTCGCCGCGGACGGACGCGTCCAGCGACGCCACTGGCTCGTCGGCCACCACCACCGACGGCTCCAGCGCGAGTGCCCCGGCGATGACGACGCGCTGGCGCTGGCCGCCGGAGAGCTGGTGCGGGAGCCGGTCGGCGTACTTCTCCGCCGGCCGCAGCTCGGCGGCTTCCAGTGCCCGGTGGACGACGGCGCGCTCGTCGGCGAGCTGGTGGATCCGCGGCCCTTCGGCGACGGCCTCGTACACCGTGTGGGCCGGGTTCAACGCACTCGTCGGGTCCTGCAGGACGAGCTGCACCTGACGGCGGTAGGCCTTGAGCCCGGCGCCCCCGGTCGGCACCGGGTTCCCGGCGTAGCGGACCACGCCGGAGTCGGGTTTCTGCAGGCCGAGCAGGGTGCGGGCCAACGTGGTCTTGCCGGAGCCGGACTGGCCGACCAGGGCGACGATCTCGTCGCGGGCCACGGTGAGGTCGACGCCGGCGACGGCGTGGATCCGCTTGCCGGTGCGGTCGCGGAAGGACACGCGCAGGTTCTCCGCGGCCAGCAGCGGCTCCCCCGCCACCCGGTCCGCGGGCTCCGGGGGCAGCGGGGTGCTGGTGGCGGGCGCGAAGCGGGACACCGGGTCGCCGACGGTCGGGAACGCCGCGGCCAGCGCCCGGGTGTGCTCGTGGCGAGGCGAGCCCATCACCTCGGCGCTGGGGCCTTCTTCGACGATCTGCCCGTCGTACATGACGGCGATGCGTTCGCAGGTGTCGGCGAGCACGGACAGGTCGTGGCTGATCATGATCAGCCCGATCCCCTGTTCGGCGACCAGCCGCGAGAGCAGCGCGAGGACCTGGGCCTGGACGATGACGTCGAGGGCGGTGGTCGGTTCGTCGGCGATGATCAGCCGGGGCGAGCAGGCCAGTGCCATGGCGATCATGACGCGCTGCTTCTGCCCGCCGGACAGCTCGTACGGGTAGGCGCCGGCCCGGCTCGGGGGCAGGTCGACCTGGGTGAGCAGTTCGGCGACGCGCGCGTTGACCTGCGTGTCGGTGAGCGGCTTGCCCGAGGGCGGGTGCAGCCGCAGGGGTTCGGCGATCTGCTCGCCGATCCTGCGGACCGGGTTGAGGGCGTGCATGGCGCCCTGGAACACCACCGACGCCTCGGCCCAGCGGACCGCGCGCAGCCGTCCCCACTTCATGGTGGTGACGTCTTCGCCGTCGAGGAGGATCTCGCCGGCGATCTTGGCGGTGCGCGGCAGCAGCCGCAGCACGCTCATCGCGACGGTGGACTTGCCGGAGCCGGATTCGCCGGCGACGCCGAGGGTGCCGCCGGGGTCGAGGGTGAGGCCGACGCCGCGGACGGCGGGGACCTCCTTGTCCCCCACCGCGTAGGTGACGTTCAGGTCGGTGAGCTGCAGCAGCGGGGTGGTCACTTCTTCAACCTCGGGTTGAACACGGTCTCCAGGCCCCGGCCGACCAGGGTGAAGAAGAGGACGACGAGGACGATGGCGATGCCCGGCGGGAGCACGTTCCACCAGGCGCCGCGGCTGATGGCGCCGTTGTTGAGCGCGTTCTCCAGCACCAGGCCCCAGGTGATGGAGTTGGGGTCGCCGACGCCGAGGAACGACAGGGTCGCGTCGGCGATGACGGCGTTGCCGACGACGAGGGTGGTGTTGGCCAGCACCAGCGGCATCACGCCGGGCAGGACGTGCCTGCCGATGATGTGCAGGTGGCCACCGCCGAGGGCGTGGGCGCGCTCGATGTAGGGACGGCTCTCGATGGTGAGGGTCTGGGCCCGGACGAGCCGGGCGGTGCTGGGCCAGGCGGTGAAGCCGATGGCGAGGATGATCGTCCCGACGCCCTTGGGCAGCACCGCCGAGAGCGCGATGGCGAGGATCAGCGAGGGCAGGACCAGGAAGAAGTCGGTGAACCGCAGCAGGGTCGCCGACACCCAGCCGCCGAAGTGGGCGGCGGTGATGCCGATCAGGGTGCCGATGACGACCGACAGCAGGGCGGCGGAGAACCCGACGAGCAGGGAGATCCGGGTGCCCCAGACGGTCATCAGCAGCACCGAGCGGCCGAAGTTGTCGGTGCCGAGCCAGAAGTCGGCGCTCGGCGGGGACAGCGGTGCCCCGGTGGCCTTGGTGACGTCGAGGCCGGTCTCGTCGCTGATCAGCGGCAGGAGCAGGGCGACGAGCACGGTGGCGGCGAGCAGGACGAGCCCGGTGAGCGCGGCCCGCTGGGCGGCGAACTCGCGCCAGGTCCTGGCCAGTGACGCGCGGCGGCGGCTCCAGGCGATCTGCCGCGGGGTCTCGGCGGTGGTCATGAGGTACGCACCCTCGGGTCGAGCACGCGGTAGAGCAGTTCCGCGAGCAGGTTCATCAGCACCACCGCGCCCGCCAGCACGGTGAACACGCCCTGCAGCACCGGCAGGTCGGGGCCGTGCAGGGCGTCGTAGGTGAGCTGGCCGAGGCCGGGCCAGCTGAACACGGCCTCGACGGTGACCGCGCCGGCCAGCACCGAGCCGAACTGCATGAACACCAGCGTGGTGGTGGGCAGCAGGGCGTTGGGGACGGCGTGGCGGCGGCGGACGAGGTCGTCGCGCAGCCCCTTGGCGCGGGCGGTGGTGAGGTAGTCGGCGTTCATCTCCCCCAGCAGCGACGACCGCATGATCAGCATGTACTGGGCGTAGAACACCGCCAGCAGCGTCACGCACGGCAGCACCAGGTGGTGCAGGACGTCGAGGGTCTGGGAGAGGACATCGGGCGCGGCGTCCGGGGAGTGCATGCCGCGGCTGGGGAACAGGCCGCCGGTCGCCACGAGCAGCATCAGGCCGAGCCAGAACTGCGGGACCGACCAGAGCGTCAGGGCGAGCCCGGTCTGGCTGCGGTCGAAGAAGCTGTCGCGGCGCCAGGCGGCGCGGATGCCCAGCCACAGCCCGAGGACGACGGCGAGCAAGGTGGCGCTGCCGACGAGCAGGATGGTCGGCCAGAGGCGTTCGCCGATCATGTCGGCGACCGGGCGGCCGTTGTTGAGCAGCCGGGACTCGCCGAGGTCGCCGTGCAGCAGGTTCCAGAAGTAGGTGCCGAACTGGACGAGGACGGGCTTGTCGACGCCCATCTTCTCGCGCAGCTCGGCGATCTGCTGGGGGCTGGTGGGGTGGTCGCGGGTCATGGCGGCGACCGGGTCGCCGGGCAGCATCCGGAAGAGGAAGAAGAACAGCACGATCACCAGCACGATGCTGATCAGCGCTTCGACGATCTTGGTGAGCACGAACCGGGCCGTGCCGGTCCCGCCGCGGTGCTCGTCGGGGTCGACGAGCACCGCGGCCTGGTCGGGGGTGGTCATGTCTTACTCGCGGTCCTCTGACGTCTTGCCACGGCGGCCCAGTGCGATGCCGCCGCCGACCAGGACGACCACGACGACCGCGCCGATGACGATCCACAGCACGGTGTTGCCGCTGCCGGAATCGGCCGTGTTCGTGGTGCCGGCCGGGGTGGCGCCGTAGACGCCCCAGTAGCCGGTCTGCTCGAGGATGGCGCCCTTGGGCTGCGGCTGGGTGGTGAAGCCGGCGAACTTGTCGGAGCGGTAGGCCTCGAGGGCGTTCTGGTAGTCGAGCACGATCGTCGGGAACTGGCTGTAGAGCCGGGCCTGTGCCTGCTTGACGTACTCGGCGCGCTTGGTGTCGTCGGTTTCGGTGAGCTGCTTCTTGTAGAGCTCGTCGTAGGCGGCGTCGCAGAAGAAGGTGTCGGTGCTGCCGCCCTTGCCGTCCGGGGCGGGCCGGGCGCCGCAGGTGTGCAGCGAGAGGGCGTAGTCCGGGTCGGGGTTGGTGCCGTAGCCGCCGATGGCGAGGTCGTACTTGCCGGCCTGGGTGCGGTCGGACAGTTCGTCGTCGGAGACGAGGTCCTGCTTGACGGTGATGCCGATGTCCTTGAGCCAGCCGGTGACGTACTGGGCGACGCCCTGGTCGTAGCTGCGGTTGGCGTGCCCGGTCAGGCGCAGTTCGAGCTTGGCGCCGCCGGGGGCGGTGCGGACGCCGTCGGGGCCCTTCCGGTAGCCGGCCTGTTCGAGGGTGGTGTTGGCGGCGGCGAGGTCGAACTTGACCTTCTCGCTGTCGCTGGGGTCCCAGTGGTAGTCGGCGTAGATGGCGGGCACGACGCCGCCGCCGACCTGGCCGAGGCCCTTGAGGACCTTGTCGACGATGGCCTGGGTGTCCACCGCCTGGGTGATGGCCTTGCGGACGTTGATGTCCTTGAGGACCGGGTTGCCGTCGCCGATCGGGTTGTTCGCGTTGTCGGTGACGCCGAAGTTGATCGACAGCTCGTCGTAACGGCGGCCGGGGGCGGCGTTGGTGGTGATGCCCTGCTGGCCCTTCAACGCTTCGAACTGGTTGGGGTTGAGCCGGTTGATGACGTCGACTTCGCCCTGCTTGAGCGCGTTGACGGCGGCTTCGGTGTCCTTGAACACCAGCAGCTGCAGTTCGTCGATCTTCGGAGCGCCGCGCCAGTAGCCCTTGTTGGCCTTGAACTTGACGTACTCGTTCGGCTTGTACTCGGTGAGCTGGAACGGGCCGTCGGAGACGCCGGAAACGGCGAGGGTGTCGGTCGAGGGGTCCTTGAGGTCCTTGATCGGTGCCCAGATGTGCTCCGGCACGATCGGCACGTCGAGCAGGTTCATGTTGACCTGCACGGCCTTGGTCTTGATGACGAGCGTGGTGTCGTCGGGTGCGGTGACCGTCTCGAAGTTGGCAACGTAGTTGCCGTTGGCGGTGCGGGCGTTCTCGTCGGTGAGCATGCGGTTGAAGGTGAAGGCCGCGTCCTTGGCGGTCACCGGCTTGCCGTCGCTCCACTTGACGCCGCTGCGGATCTTGAAGGTCCAGGTCAGCTTGTCCGCCGACGGGGTCC belongs to Amycolatopsis tolypomycina and includes:
- the nikE gene encoding nickel ABC transporter ATP-binding protein NikE, coding for MTTPLLQLTDLNVTYAVGDKEVPAVRGVGLTLDPGGTLGVAGESGSGKSTVAMSVLRLLPRTAKIAGEILLDGEDVTTMKWGRLRAVRWAEASVVFQGAMHALNPVRRIGEQIAEPLRLHPPSGKPLTDTQVNARVAELLTQVDLPPSRAGAYPYELSGGQKQRVMIAMALACSPRLIIADEPTTALDVIVQAQVLALLSRLVAEQGIGLIMISHDLSVLADTCERIAVMYDGQIVEEGPSAEVMGSPRHEHTRALAAAFPTVGDPVSRFAPATSTPLPPEPADRVAGEPLLAAENLRVSFRDRTGKRIHAVAGVDLTVARDEIVALVGQSGSGKTTLARTLLGLQKPDSGVVRYAGNPVPTGGAGLKAYRRQVQLVLQDPTSALNPAHTVYEAVAEGPRIHQLADERAVVHRALEAAELRPAEKYADRLPHQLSGGQRQRVVIAGALALEPSVVVADEPVASLDASVRGEILALLLRLRRELGLAALVITHDLGLAWNIADRVAVMYRGELVETGTVEQVLLDPQHEYTKSLLAALPGGTAQRRTVET
- a CDS encoding ABC transporter permease produces the protein MTTPDQAAVLVDPDEHRGGTGTARFVLTKIVEALISIVLVIVLFFFLFRMLPGDPVAAMTRDHPTSPQQIAELREKMGVDKPVLVQFGTYFWNLLHGDLGESRLLNNGRPVADMIGERLWPTILLVGSATLLAVVLGLWLGIRAAWRRDSFFDRSQTGLALTLWSVPQFWLGLMLLVATGGLFPSRGMHSPDAAPDVLSQTLDVLHHLVLPCVTLLAVFYAQYMLIMRSSLLGEMNADYLTTARAKGLRDDLVRRRHAVPNALLPTTTLVFMQFGSVLAGAVTVEAVFSWPGLGQLTYDALHGPDLPVLQGVFTVLAGAVVLMNLLAELLYRVLDPRVRTS
- a CDS encoding ABC transporter substrate-binding protein, with translation MGAVFAAATLAAIPLAVPAQAQQGKVLRVALTTGIDHLNPFTAALSASTQIGRFTFEFLTIPNAEKAEASPALAESWTPSADKLTWTFKIRSGVKWSDGKPVTAKDAAFTFNRMLTDENARTANGNYVANFETVTAPDDTTLVIKTKAVQVNMNLLDVPIVPEHIWAPIKDLKDPSTDTLAVSGVSDGPFQLTEYKPNEYVKFKANKGYWRGAPKIDELQLLVFKDTEAAVNALKQGEVDVINRLNPNQFEALKGQQGITTNAAPGRRYDELSINFGVTDNANNPIGDGNPVLKDINVRKAITQAVDTQAIVDKVLKGLGQVGGGVVPAIYADYHWDPSDSEKVKFDLAAANTTLEQAGYRKGPDGVRTAPGGAKLELRLTGHANRSYDQGVAQYVTGWLKDIGITVKQDLVSDDELSDRTQAGKYDLAIGGYGTNPDPDYALSLHTCGARPAPDGKGGSTDTFFCDAAYDELYKKQLTETDDTKRAEYVKQAQARLYSQFPTIVLDYQNALEAYRSDKFAGFTTQPQPKGAILEQTGYWGVYGATPAGTTNTADSGSGNTVLWIVIGAVVVVVLVGGGIALGRRGKTSEDRE
- the mptB gene encoding polyprenol phosphomannose-dependent alpha 1,6 mannosyltransferase MptB, which translates into the protein MATTTDPAQTPSTGLAERLRVPSRFPYRTIAMGTVGSTLLMIAALGAGGILISDPVLGHGPLSWVRYGHGRMLANVVLYTGFGLVVWAWVRLGRYVLLGRVGSRPVLIAAGCWMAPLLVSPPLFTRDVFSYLGQGAQLLYGLDPYANGPAELDVLPNVVQNVHPLWQTTPAPYGPLFLLISKGVVATTGDNMILGVILMRLVLLVGLAGTLWALPRLVKHLGGKLPVALWLAVASPMMVIHLFGGPHNDLMMLAFLTIGVLAALERKHVLAVVLVTIGMLIKPTAAIALPFIVWMWANHLTGESKVRNFLRAGAASVGLFLPVFVAGTWISLGSLNLGWWSGLKAPQLIANWLNIPTGIGEVFYNLVHLIVDVQVSPFVTVARAAGMLLLIGFGVRQWWLARGGGTEAVYRAGISLLAVAILMPPTLPWYLTWGFVLLSAFKWQPRHLALVVAVSVFVTLVYYPTGEQALYDWWFIAGVVLASLYAAASLLRPDPLGIIDAWRRPEKFLRD
- a CDS encoding ABC transporter permease, with translation MTTAETPRQIAWSRRRASLARTWREFAAQRAALTGLVLLAATVLVALLLPLISDETGLDVTKATGAPLSPPSADFWLGTDNFGRSVLLMTVWGTRISLLVGFSAALLSVVIGTLIGITAAHFGGWVSATLLRFTDFFLVLPSLILAIALSAVLPKGVGTIILAIGFTAWPSTARLVRAQTLTIESRPYIERAHALGGGHLHIIGRHVLPGVMPLVLANTTLVVGNAVIADATLSFLGVGDPNSITWGLVLENALNNGAISRGAWWNVLPPGIAIVLVVLFFTLVGRGLETVFNPRLKK